In the Corvus cornix cornix isolate S_Up_H32 chromosome 20, ASM73873v5, whole genome shotgun sequence genome, one interval contains:
- the CHRNA4 gene encoding neuronal acetylcholine receptor subunit alpha-4 yields MGFLVPKGNLLLLLCASIFPAFGHVETRAHAEERLLKKLFSGYNKWSRPVANISDVVLVRFGLSIAQLIDVDEKNQMMTTNVWVKQEWHDYKLRWDPQEYENVTSIRIPSELIWRPDIVLYNNADGDFAVTHLTKAHLFYDGRIKWMPPAIYKSSCSIDVTFFPFDQQNCTMKFGSWTYDKAKIDLVSMHSHVDQLDYWESGEWVIINAVGNYNSKKYECCTEIYPDITYSFIIRRLPLFYTINLIIPCLLISCLTVLVFYLPSECGEKITLCISVLLSLTVFLLLITEIIPSTSLVIPLIGEYLLFTMIFVTLSIIITVFVLNVHHRSPRTHTMPDWVRRVFLDVVPRILFMKRPSTVKDNCKKLIESMHKITNAPRLWSEIDVEPNFTTSSSPSPQSNEPSPTSSFCAHLEEPAKPQPICRSPSGQYSVLHPEPVQVTCSSPQPSCHPPRDTQATSALKGRSLSVQQMYSPNKAEEGTIRCRSRSIQYCYLQEDSSQTNGHSSGSPASQRCHLNGEQPQHKPPQCKCKCKKGEAAGTAAQGSKSHSAKEQHLVLMSPALKLAVEGVHYIADHLRAEDADFSVKEDWKYVAMVIDRIFLWMFIIVCLLGTVGLFLPPWLAGMI; encoded by the exons ATGGGATTTCTCGTGCCTAAGGgaaacctcctcctcctgctgtgtgCCAGCATTTTCCCCG CCTTTGGCCATGTGGAGACCCGAGCCCACGCAGAGGAGCGACTCCTGAAGAAACTCTTCTCTGGTTATAACAAGTGGTCCCGTCCTGTTGCCAACATCTCGGACGTGGTCCTCGTCCGCTTCGGCCTGTCCATCGCCCAGCTCATCGATGTG gatgagaaaaatcaaatgaTGACCACGAATGTGTGGGTGAAGCAG GAGTGGCACGACTACAAGCTGCGCTGGGACCCCCAGGAATACGAAAATGTCACATCCATCCGAATCCCCTCGGAGCTCATCTGGAGGCCAGACATTGTCCTTTACAACAA TGCTGACGGTGACTTTGCAGTCACCCACCTGACCAAGGCTCACCTCTTCTATGACGGGAGAATTAAGTGGATGCCCCCTGCTATCTATAAAAGCTCCTGCAGCATCGACGTCACCTTCTTTCCCTTTGACCAGCAAAACTGCACGATGAAGTTTGGCTCCTGGACCTACGACAAAGCCAAGATAGACTTGGTGAGCATGCACAGCCATGTGGACCAGCTGGACTACTGGGAGAGTGGGGAGTGGGTCATCATCAATGCTGTGGGCAATTACAACAGCAAGAAATATGAGTGCTGCACAGAGATCTACCCCGATATAACTTATTCCTTCATTATCCGGAGGCTGCCGCTGTTCTACACCATCAACCTGATCATCCCCTGCCTGCTGATCTCCTGCCTGACCGTCCTGGTCTTCTACCTGCCCTCTGAGTGTGGAGAGAAGATAACCCTGTGCATCTCCGTGCTGCTGTCCCTcactgtgttcctgctgctcatCACGGAGATCATCCCATCCACCTCCTTGGTCATCCCTCTGATTGGGGAGTACCTCCTCTTCACCATGATATTTGTTACCTTGTCTATCATCATCACTGTCTTTGTGCTCAACGTGCACCACCGCTCCCCCCGTACCCACACGATGCCAGACTGGGTGAGGAGGGTCTTCCTTGATGTAGTCCCACGGATCCTTTTCATGAAACGTCCCTCCACAGTGAAGGACAATTGCAAGAAGCTCATTGAGTCCATGCACAAAATAACCAATGCGCCAAGGCTTTGGTCCGAGATTGACGTGGAACCCAACTTCACTACCTCATCCTCCCCGAGCCCCCAGAGCAATGAGCCATCACCCACCTCTTCCTTCTGTGCCCACCTTGAGGAGCCAGCCAAGCCTCAGCCCATCTGCAGGTCCCCCTCTGGGCAGTACTCTGTGCTGCACCCAGAGCCCGTACAGGTGACCTGCTCCTCTCCACAGCCCTCCTGCCACCCCCCGAGAGACACCCAGGCCACCTCTGCCTTGAAAGGCAGGTCACTGAGTGTCCAGCAGATGTACAGCCCCAACAAGGCAGAGGAGGGGACAATCCGCTGCCGGTCCCGGAGCATCCAGTACTGCTACCTGCAGGAGGACTCTTCCCAGACCAATGGCCACTCCAGTGGCTCTCCGGCATCCCAGCGGTGCCACCTCAatggggagcagccccagcacaagCCCCCTCAGTGCAAGTGTAAGTGCAAAAAGGGCGAGGCAGCCGGCACAGCAGCCCAGGGGAGCAAGAGCCACAGCGCCAAAGAGCAACACCTCGTGCtgatgtccccagccctgaagCTGGCAGTGGAAGGGGTTCACTACATCGCAGACCACCTGCGGGCGGAGGATGCGGATTTCTCA